GGTGGCGACGGATTTTCGGCTTTGGGTGCGCGATGCGCTTGACATGGGTGATCTGGCGCTCAGGGAGTTGCAGGCCGCCTTGATCGACCGCGCGGAAGAACATGCCGATACCCTACTTCCCGGCTTCACGCATCTTCAGGCAGCGCAGCCGGTATCCTTCGGCCACCATCTGCTGGCTTATGTCGAAATGTTTGGGCGTGACCGGACACGGCTTGTCGATTGCCGGACACGCCTCAATGAAAGCCCCCTTGGCGCAGCGGCGCTTGCCGGAACCTCCTTTCCCATCGATCGGGAAATGACGGCGGCGACGCTCGGTTTCGACCGCCCGATGGCAAATTCAATGGATGCCGTCAGCGATCGGGATTTTGCGCTGGAATTTCTAGCTGCCGCAGCGATTGCGGCGACACATCTTTCGCGACTGGCCGAGGAAATTGTCCTGTGGTCAAGCACGCCGCTTGGTTTCATTAGGCTTTCCGACGCCTTTTCGACCGGCAGTTCGATCATGCCCCAAAAGCGGAACCCGGACGCAGCCGAACTTGTTCGCGGCAAAACGGGCCGGATGCTGGGATCGCTGGCAACGCTTCTTGTTGTTATGAAAGGCCTGCCCCTTACCTACAGCAAGGACATGCAGGAAGATAAGGAGCCGGTGTTCGATGCCGCCGATACGCTGACGTTATGCCTTGCGGCCATGACCGGCATGATCCGCGACCTTACGGTAAACAAGGAACAGATGCATGCGGCGGCCAGTGGCGGCTATACCACGGCAACGGACCTCGCCGACTGGCTGGTCCGGGTGTCTGGAAAATCCTTCCGCGATGCCCATCGCGTCACCGGAAAAATTGTCAAACTTGCAGAAAAGCAGAGTCTTGATCTCGACGCGCTTCCTCTTGAAGAAATGAAACGCATCGAACCCACGATCACGAAAGCCGTCTTCGAGGTGCTTGGCATCGAACGTTCCGTCGCAAGCCGCGTAAGCCTTGGCGGCACAGCACCGGCGAATGTCCGCCAAGCAGCAAAAAAAGCGCGGACGCGTTTTTTATGAAGCGCATGATCCTTACGCTGCTGCTGGCTTGCAGCCTTGGGCTCACCCTCTCGGCGTGCGGCAAGAAGGGCCCCCTTGAACCGCCCCCGGGCAAGGAAAGCAACTACCCAGGGCAATACCCGAAATGAACCATTTTTTGTATCGCGATGGGGTGCTCTACGCCGAGGACGTCCCGCTGCCAAAGATTGCTGAAACCATCGGCACGCCATTTTATTGCTATGCCACGGCAACACTGGTTCACCAGTACCGCGCCTTCGCCGATGCCTTCGCCAACCAGGACGCGACGATTTGTTATGCCGTAAAAGCAAACGCGAACCAGTCGGTGCTGCACACCCTTGCCCGGCTTGGCGCCGGCGCCGACATCGTTTCCGGCGGCGAACTTCAAAGGGCCCTGGCCGCCGGCATCCCGGCGACGAAAATCGTCTTTTCCGGAATCGGTAAGACGCAGCAAGAGATGGCCCAGGCGCTTGACGCAGGTATCCTGCAATTTAACGTCGAATCAGAGCCAGAGCTTGAGGCCCTAAACGCGGTGGCCCTCGAGAAAAACGCACGCGCGCCGGTGGCGCTTCGCGTAAACCCGGACATCGATTCCGGCAGCCACAACAAGATTGCAACCGGACGGCGCGAGGATAAATTCGGCATCCCATGGGAGCGCATCGCGAATGCCTATGCATTGGCGGCGTCGCTTCCTGGTATCGAAGTCGTCGGCATTGCCGTCCATATCGGATCGCAGCTTGTCGAACTTTCCCCCTTTCGCGCCGCCTTTGCACGCGTGGCCGACCTTGTGACGACCCTGCGGAAAAGCGGCCACAGGATTGACCGGCTCGACCTTGGTGGCGGGCTCGGCATCCCTTATGACGGCGAAACCCCGCCAGAACCCGCCGATTATGCAGAGATGGTTCGCCAGGAAACCGCCGGGCTTGCCTGCCGGCTGATTTTCGAGCCGGGCCGGTTTATCGTCGGTAATGCAGGCGTTCTGGTCACGCGGGTTCTCTACGTGAAAGAGGGTTCGGAACGGCGTTTCGTGATCGTGGACGCGGCCATGAACGACTTGCTTCGGCCCGCCCTCTATGATGCCTTCCACCGTGTCGATCCAGTCACCGAACCTGCCAATACGAGCCATAAAAAGCCGGTCGAGATCGTCGGACCGATTTGCGAAAGCGGCGACGTCTTTGCAAGCGGCCATCCCCTGCCCCCAGTCAAGGCCGGCGACCTGCTTGTCATCCGGTCGGCAGGTGCTTATGGCGCGGTGATGGCATCGGAATACAACACCCGCCCCCGCGTACCGGAAATATTGGTCAATGGCGAACGCTTCGCCGTGGTCCGCCCCCGCCCGACAATCGACGCCATCCTAAAAAGCGAGCAAATTCCAGACTGGCTTGCGTAAAAAGCGCGTTTCTAGAAACGGAATTCATATTCCACAAGCCACCTGAAGAATGCACCCGGCATCTTGTCGGTAAGCCCGAACAGGCACACCCGTTAAATCCCGCCCAGACGTGCCTTTGCGCTTTTCCCTTGTTCAAGAGCCGTGGACAGCCCCCAGCCTCCCAGCGTCTTAGTTGCGATTGATAATCATTTTTACCTTGCGTCGCCGGGCAGGCCGTGTAAATTACTGCAAATGATAATCACTCTTAATAAGGACGCGCACAAATTCTGACGCAAGCCTCACAATAACTATCTGTATTGATTGCAAAAAATAGGGAAAGACGATGTCTCAAATCTTACGCCCCCTTCCCGCATTGACACTTGGTCTGGCCATGGCCCTTTCGCCCATGGCAACAGCCCTGGCCCAGGAAGCACCCAGCCGGGAGGAGATGTGGCGGACCATCCAAAAACAGCAAAAACAGCTCCAGGCACTAACCGAGCGGCTTACGCAAACGACGAAGAAGGTTGAGAGCACCGAAAAGAAGGTGGAAGCAAGCGAAGAACGTATCGAAGCAACTGGTGCCATGGTCGAGCAGGTCCGTGAAACAAGCAGCACTCAGCCTGGCTGGTGGCAAAACACGCAACTCGGCGGGTATGGCGAGATGCACTACAATGGCGGCGACAAGGAAGAAATTGATTTCCATCGCTTCGTTCTTTACGTCGGCCATGATTTTTCGGACAGCGTCCGCTTCTTCTCAGAACTCGAACTCGAACATTCCATTGCTGGCGATGGCAAATCCGGCGAGATCGAACTGGAGCAGGCTTATATTCAGATCGATTTCAGCGAATTCCACCGCACCACTCTCGGCCTACAGATGATTCCCGTCGGCATCTTGAACGAAACGCACGAACCGCCGACATTCTTCGGCGTCGAACGCAATCCGGTTGAAAGCAACATTGTTCCAACGACCTGGTGGGAAGGTGGCGCCAAATTCAGTGGCGAACTCTGGGAGGGCGTCAGCTATGACGCCATGGTGCATTCGGGTCTGGAAACACCGACCACCGGCAGCAGCGCATTCAAGATTCGCAATGGGCGGAACAAGGTTTCAAAGGCCTCCGCCAGTGACGGTGCCTACACAGGCCGCCTTCGCTGGGCCGCCTTGCCCGGAGTAGAATTCGGTGTTACAGGGCAGTATCAGAGCGACCTGACACAAGGCGTAATTGACACCAGTGCAACACTTTTTGAGGTGCATACCGATGTTCGCCAAGGGCCATGGGGCCTGCGTGCGCTTTTCGCCCGCTGGGATCTTCGCGGCACCGCACCGGAAGCCATCGGCAGGGACGTTCAGCAAGGCTGGTATGTTGAGCCTTCTTACCGCTTTTCCACGAAGATCGGCAAAGTCGGCGTCTTCGCCCGTTTAAACGAATGGGACAACAACGCTGGCAGCAGTGGAGATACACAATTTCAGCAAATCGACATTGGTCTGAACTATTGGCCCCACGAGGACGTCGTCTTAAAATTCGACTTCCAGATTCAGGATGCGCCTGTCGGAGAGACCGAGGACGACCGCGTAAACCTAGGACTGGGATTCCAGTTCTAACCGCCGTGGCATCGCACGCTACAAGCCGATTGGCGTACACGGCGTTCTTCTTTTTTGCAATCACGGTGATGGGCGTGTGTTTTTTCACACGCCCCTTGCTTGCGCTCGACACTTACCAGAAGCCCGAAATTTTTCTTAAAGAAGCCTTCCCTAACGTAACGCCGCAAGCGGAAGTCCTATGGATTACAAAAACGCGTGGTGAAACTGCACGCCGCATTCTTGGCCACAATTTTGGCGTGCTCCGCCAGCGTTACTGGCGAAGCGGGGAACGAACCGTCTGGATACTTGACGAAATTGGAAAAATGCACCCGATCACGACCGGCATTATCATAGAGGGCAATGCAATCAAGCGCATTCGCGTGCTTATCTACCGGGAAAGTCGCGGCGGTGAAGTCCGCTATCCGTTTTTTACCGAACAGTTCGAAGGCGCAACCCTGACAAAGGATTTAAAACTTGATCGCCACATCGACGGCATA
This sequence is a window from Rhodospirillaceae bacterium. Protein-coding genes within it:
- the argH gene encoding argininosuccinate lyase, translated to MKTKTPSTKSSSQTIRNGRFDIGPDAVLETINASIDFDKRLYAQDLAGSKAHCTMLVATGILDSKDGEEILKGLACIETEIEEGAFTFKTVFEDIHMNIEARLKELIGDAAGKLHTARSRNDQVATDFRLWVRDALDMGDLALRELQAALIDRAEEHADTLLPGFTHLQAAQPVSFGHHLLAYVEMFGRDRTRLVDCRTRLNESPLGAAALAGTSFPIDREMTAATLGFDRPMANSMDAVSDRDFALEFLAAAAIAATHLSRLAEEIVLWSSTPLGFIRLSDAFSTGSSIMPQKRNPDAAELVRGKTGRMLGSLATLLVVMKGLPLTYSKDMQEDKEPVFDAADTLTLCLAAMTGMIRDLTVNKEQMHAAASGGYTTATDLADWLVRVSGKSFRDAHRVTGKIVKLAEKQSLDLDALPLEEMKRIEPTITKAVFEVLGIERSVASRVSLGGTAPANVRQAAKKARTRFL
- a CDS encoding FMN-binding protein, coding for MGVCFFTRPLLALDTYQKPEIFLKEAFPNVTPQAEVLWITKTRGETARRILGHNFGVLRQRYWRSGERTVWILDEIGKMHPITTGIIIEGNAIKRIRVLIYRESRGGEVRYPFFTEQFEGATLTKDLKLDRHIDGISGATLSIRALTHLAELALYLHGEATNTP
- the lysA gene encoding diaminopimelate decarboxylase gives rise to the protein MNHFLYRDGVLYAEDVPLPKIAETIGTPFYCYATATLVHQYRAFADAFANQDATICYAVKANANQSVLHTLARLGAGADIVSGGELQRALAAGIPATKIVFSGIGKTQQEMAQALDAGILQFNVESEPELEALNAVALEKNARAPVALRVNPDIDSGSHNKIATGRREDKFGIPWERIANAYALAASLPGIEVVGIAVHIGSQLVELSPFRAAFARVADLVTTLRKSGHRIDRLDLGGGLGIPYDGETPPEPADYAEMVRQETAGLACRLIFEPGRFIVGNAGVLVTRVLYVKEGSERRFVIVDAAMNDLLRPALYDAFHRVDPVTEPANTSHKKPVEIVGPICESGDVFASGHPLPPVKAGDLLVIRSAGAYGAVMASEYNTRPRVPEILVNGERFAVVRPRPTIDAILKSEQIPDWLA
- a CDS encoding porin; this translates as MSQILRPLPALTLGLAMALSPMATALAQEAPSREEMWRTIQKQQKQLQALTERLTQTTKKVESTEKKVEASEERIEATGAMVEQVRETSSTQPGWWQNTQLGGYGEMHYNGGDKEEIDFHRFVLYVGHDFSDSVRFFSELELEHSIAGDGKSGEIELEQAYIQIDFSEFHRTTLGLQMIPVGILNETHEPPTFFGVERNPVESNIVPTTWWEGGAKFSGELWEGVSYDAMVHSGLETPTTGSSAFKIRNGRNKVSKASASDGAYTGRLRWAALPGVEFGVTGQYQSDLTQGVIDTSATLFEVHTDVRQGPWGLRALFARWDLRGTAPEAIGRDVQQGWYVEPSYRFSTKIGKVGVFARLNEWDNNAGSSGDTQFQQIDIGLNYWPHEDVVLKFDFQIQDAPVGETEDDRVNLGLGFQF